A region of the Bacteroidales bacterium genome:
TTGACCAAAATTTTGAGGTATATGCCGATATTTTAAACACTTACAATACGGATGTATTGTTAAAGCACCATCATTTAGCCGAACCAGTTTATAAAACAAATGAAAACACGGCAGATTACTACGAAAGCAAATTCTTAATTGAAACTTGGCAATCCGATATAATTGTTACAACGTTTGTTCAATTACTCGAAACAATATTATCGTGCGATAAAACAAAATTGATGAAATTTTCTCATTTGGCAAATTCCGTGATTTTGCTTGACGAAATTCAAACAGTTCCGTATGAACTTTGGGAAACTATTCGCGAAACTTTTAAAATTTTGGGCGAAAAATTTAATATTTATTTCATTTTAATATCAGCAACTCAACCTTTGATTTTTACGCCAAATGAAGATATTATTGAATTAGTGCCGGATTATAAAAAGTATTTTCGCTTTTTTAATCGCACAAAATTAAATATTAACACCAACAAAATTAGTTTTGATAATTTTAAAACAACATTAACGGAATACATCATTGAAAACCCCAATAAAGATGTTTTAGTTATTGTAAATACAAAAAATACAGCACGAGAAATTTTTGAATATATTTGTAATGAGATAGATACAGGAAAATTTGAAGCTTATTTTTTAACTACTTTAATTACACCATTTGAACGCAAAGAAATTATTAAACGGATAAAACAACAATCAGATAAACAAAAAGTTATAATTTCTACTCAATTAGTTGAAGCAGGGGTTGATATTTCGGTAAATACAGTTTTCAGACAAATTGCTCCACTTGATTCAATTATTCAGGCAGCTGGTCGTGCAAATCGTTATAATGAAAAACCGGAAATAGCAGAAGTTTATGTTTACGACATTGAAGAACTACGAAAAATAAGCGGAAAAATTTACGGTTCTGATTTATTGCTAAAAACAACCAATGTTCTGAACGATTTTGAAATGGTTGAAGAAAAGAATTATATCCGGCTTATTGAAAAATATTTTATTGAAGTAAGGAAACAATCTGACCAAACAAGCAATAAATTATTGCAGGCAATTAAAGAATTAAATTTCGAAAAAGTTGATTTTGAATTAATTGAAAATAGAAAATCAGAATCTGTATTTATTCAATTAAGTGAAAGAGCCAAAAAAATTTGGGAAAAATATGAGGAAATTTATTCTAAAACAGATTTAAAACCTTGGGAGCGTAATTCTGAATTTAGTTTGATAAAATCTGAATTTTATGATTTTGTAATTAATGTTCCGATTCCATATAATAAACAAGCAATTGAATTTGATTCTGAGAAAATTCATAATTTTTATGTTTCAGAATTAAAAAATCCAAGCAGGAATTATAATTATTCAGAAAAAGATTTCAGAAAAAATACAGGTTATGTAAAATCTGATAGATTAATTTTTTATTAAGCATGCTATGAAATAACCATTGCTATAAACAGAACGTCCTCTGGAGCT
Encoded here:
- the cas3 gene encoding CRISPR-associated helicase Cas3', which produces MNDEFISHPNKLLITHLSEVAKISVSVINGKTFSFSLNFNGENIDITPIISDLMYIAASFHDLGKATSFFQAYIRNPEKEHDKKKSHALISALFVYFITEKYLEKYNFNLILKQLLSVFLFSAVKRHHGKLINLSEEILIESELQELLIEQVKSIKQLKIEILIEELLKDYKITIVWNDFIDFIEKKDYDLVFEDFSYDILDDEYKELDHKTRISLFYIHQLIYSTLLYADKNDVILKDDVKFFKQSDVIQRIEEFRERKNFNNPKSKINKLKNAAFFESLAYFDKIFEKEKHIYSVTLPTGLGKTITAFMLADKMRKLAGFQNSKIVINIPFTSIIDQNFEVYADILNTYNTDVLLKHHHLAEPVYKTNENTADYYESKFLIETWQSDIIVTTFVQLLETILSCDKTKLMKFSHLANSVILLDEIQTVPYELWETIRETFKILGEKFNIYFILISATQPLIFTPNEDIIELVPDYKKYFRFFNRTKLNINTNKISFDNFKTTLTEYIIENPNKDVLVIVNTKNTAREIFEYICNEIDTGKFEAYFLTTLITPFERKEIIKRIKQQSDKQKVIISTQLVEAGVDISVNTVFRQIAPLDSIIQAAGRANRYNEKPEIAEVYVYDIEELRKISGKIYGSDLLLKTTNVLNDFEMVEEKNYIRLIEKYFIEVRKQSDQTSNKLLQAIKELNFEKVDFELIENRKSESVFIQLSERAKKIWEKYEEIYSKTDLKPWERNSEFSLIKSEFYDFVINVPIPYNKQAIEFDSEKIHNFYVSELKNPSRNYNYSEKDFRKNTGYVKSDRLIFY